GTTCTGTTTAGGACTTTTGCAAATTGTTGGAGGAGCATTGCTCACTGTGTTTACATGTGGAACATTAGCTCAAGTCGGCAATGGGTTGATAATTGAAGGAATATCAGACTGCATCTCTGGTGTAGAGGCCATGGTAACGGGAGAGTTCAGCTGGAAATCATGGGCTATACAGAAAGCCATTTCTGTTGGTCTATCCATCATAACATTTGGAGTTGGGAAGTTGATTGCAAAGGGCTTCAAACCTTGCAAAGTTCTAATTAAAAGTTTAGGCAAAAAGTTTAAGTCATTGACAAAGTTCTTCTCAAGGCAGACTGCAGACGGTTTAAGTGTTGTTGCAAAGGCAAACATGAAGAATGCAGTAAAGCATGTGGCTAAAAAGGTAGTAGAGGAAATCATTACCTATGGACTCGGGAAGGCAGAGGAAGAAATACTGAAACAAATCTTAAACAAGATAAAAAGTGAAGTGCAGAAGGGAATAACTGACAACGTAAAATCCAACATAGAAAAAAAGCCTTTGGCTACATTAGTGGACTCCATTATCCTCTCACACCTCCAGGATAAAGATCAACTCAATGATCTGCTGAGTGACAAAAGCCAAAGGAGTGATCTGCTGGCCATTTTCAGACAGTTAAGCCTCACAGCAATACAGCCATTCCATGCAGACCTCAACTGGCAGAACAAGCTGAACTCATCCCTCATCACAGTGATTGATGCAGCTAAAGCAGGCGCTAAAGCAGGGGCCAAAGGAAAAGTGTGGGCAATTTTATCATCCATTCAAGCTATCCACTACATGACACTTGCAGGAGATGCCATCGCTGCAGTACTCACCCTCTCCAGCAAATTCTTCTCAAACCTTCAGGAAGAGCTgaataagtttaaaaaagaaaaaaaaatttcgGAGAAAGTGATGGTAAATGATCTATCTCCCTCAGATACTGAGATGCTGAAGGCATTTAAACAAGATTTAGCCAAAGTCACCAGTGATTTATTGGCTGATGCTTTAGTAGAAGTCTTCCACCAGAAGTTCTCTGGTCACATTGTTTCTCGTGTTCAAAGTGAAGTGAATGGTGTCGTTCGGAAACATGTAAGAAGTGGATTAAAGAGTGACAGAACAGATGAAAAACTCAGAGCTGGACAAAACAACAGATATATCACAAACATGCCAGTAAATCTGAATTCCAAAGTTGAAGGAGATGCAGGTAAACAGTCAAGGTCACATGCTGAGAGGATCAAGAACCGTGAGACTGTGGGCACCATTCTCGATGTCAGAGTCCTGTCAGAGGCCACTGGTACTAAGGTTGTCATCCTAACAGAGGATAAACGTGGCAGACTCAACAAAATGCAGGAGGTGAACCCAAGTACTAAACCTGCAAGCCAAACTGTGACACTGATCTACAGACCAACGACTTCCCAATATCCCAGTGGCCATTATGATGTGCGCATCAATAATGAGACAATGATCATTGAAGGAAAGGGCAACAGCTGCCTGTTTCATGCTTTGGCACGAGGCATGAAACCAAAAGCTTGTGAAGAAAAAATTGCTTTGGAGGCAGACCACCTCCGATCTCTGGAGGCCGATACTCTACTCAGACATCCAGGCCATTGGGAGCCTTTCATCAAACGAAAAGTGTGGACTGAAACACTCAGAGGAGGAGACTGGTACATGGCAGAGGGAGCTGCACCAAAActcacaaaaaaacagaaagaaatatgTATGAAAGAGGTTGGAGGAGTAGGAAAATACAAATTAATgcaaaaacatcaacaaaaaagaaaaatggggcAATTCATCAATGCTGATCACCAGCCACCAGTCAGCTGTATACGAGGAGCTATAACCTTGAACCAAAATAGCAAATTAGCAACAGCCATGCTTGAAGTGGCAACAAACTCCTCTCCTCTGAATCACAGACTGATTCCTGGTGTGAAGAAATCCCACGGCGGTGAACTTCCAGCTGTTTTTGTGCCCGCAGACTGTCATCATGAGTTTCCCAGTACAAAATCACCAGCCTTCAGAAAATTGCTGACTGAAACCATCAGCAAAGACAATGTTGTGGATTCGTTTAAACTGACGATCCTTGGGTCAATGCCCAGATTCCAGCTGAATTCCACCAAGGGCTTTCCGGATTTTAAGAAAGATAATCGCTCTAAATTCCAGCGAGATGTTTTTGAAAATAGTTTTCAGAAACACAGTGAAAAGATGGTTGACAACTGGTTTAAAGAGTTCAGAGGAAAAGATGTCATGACTCAGCAAGATTGTGACACCATTAAAACATGGATCAACAACAAGGACTACAACAATCAAAACGATCCTCTCAGGAACAAAGTTGCCGACCTTCTATAATGACAAAGGTGAGATCCCATTTGACATAATACTAAATTAAAGCACATAGATATCAatcattttttgtttaaatctaAAATATTATCATTTATAATAATCTATGGTGTTAACAATTATTGAGGAGTAACTGTAGCTATATACTTTGTGTTATGGTTGACCAGTTAACAGTTGACCAGAGTGAATCTGTgctcttttttatacatgtacTGATGTACTGacaggccctgtgatggacctgcGACCCGCCCAGTGTCGTCCTCCCTCTCCGCTCTGGAATGTGGATTGGATAGAAACATATTTGGAAATCAAAATGGGGCTCATTTCATACATATTTCTATTTATCTCCCCAGCATATGTTTATGTTTCACCATTTTTCAAAGACATAGAAAAGATATAGTTGGTTTCAAATTTAAGAAAAGTTTGGCTTTCAGATTCCCCATTTTTTAACTGTAGCCATTATTGGGTTATTGGGGTTTGAAAACCAAGACACATTTGCaccatttgattttgttttcagTATTAATGACACCTGCAGAAACAGAAATGGGGTGTTTTTCATATTGGACttggagtaaaagtaaaaaaataaaaaaagacaatgtaTGTCCTTGTCTCGTTTTCTAGACTGatacataaaataacaaaaaatacaaaaaaccctgtttttttgcccaatgacagctgggaaagGGTTTAGCACATGTGCAATCCTGAATTGCTTTAAGTGGAAATAGAaaatggattaatggatggatggtatgtAGGCCATCAACACTTTATTGCCTCTGATTGGCTAGTGTTCTCTCTCTGATTTGAGCTTTACCCAATAACATCAAGGTTCTTCTGCTGGACACTTGAGTGTCCTCTGTGCAAAAGGTTCACTGACAGCTCAATGTGTTATACAACACAGATGATACTTGTATTGGTGGCTTTGACGCCCTAAGCCATAAGACATAGCCATGATATATAGCCATGATATCAGTActaattgttattattgttgttgctaatAATCATATGCTTTTACTGAGCGATTTCTGATATGATATTGTTTTAGACCCACAGTGATGATAAAGATGTCTTCCATATCAAATTAGCATAATGTTTTGTGAAATGTGCATGAATATTACACATTAATGCAACAGTATTTCTTTGTGTTGTGTGCTCGCGTGCAGCTAGGTGACATTTCTTCAGTGTGTAGCTACTCTGAACAGTAAAGTCTTTGAATGGACAGTCAGCAGGCACCAAAtgagaaatgtaagaaatgcACCTATTCATCttatctgtgttgtgttgtagttGTGTTTGTCATGCCAGCGGGTACTCATATATACAAGCTAATGTTTTCTGACTTGCTGTAGAACAAATGAAACTGAATGTAAATGCTCTGCTGCTCTGAGATCCAAAGCCAGTGTGCTTTATTCATATAAAGGGTTTCTCTGAGtaattaaaaatacttaattaactctaattggcttgaataggactgtatcattgaagtgccttgagatgacatttgttgtgatttggcgctatataaataaactgaatttaatttgaaAAGTGTTAAAACATAGGACAACAAAGTGCAACCCAGCATTCAGAGGTAAATATTTTCTAGTGCAATATTTGATGCTAATAAAATGCTTACAGAAAATAACTGAGAATAATGCTGGGAAATAATTTAGGGGAATATTTTAGGATAAAGCTTAAGATATGTTGCAGATGTGGACATTTAATTTACTGAATCGCTGATTTGATGAAGTGAACACAGGCAGGGTTTTAAGACAGTGAAACAGACTTCAGACAATTTGGATTGCAACAATGCTTTTAACAAAGATAATTTAACCCTCAATAAAATCTTCTACCATAAAGTAATCTTGctacagaaatgtttttgattTAATTCCGATCATTCTGTTTATCACTGAGCCACTGTGCTGTGTCAGTAGCATCTCATGCATTATCTTGAAAATTGTGTCAGATTTTTTCTCGTAACAACTGTACATGTTCAAATGAAGGCTGTAATAAACTGCGTATGCAACAAAACTGGTAGCGCAGTTCTTTCTACATTGACCCAAGAAATAACCATTCTAATCAGACctcatttttctctttaaataaagaaaagtgacaaaaaaTCCAAACGTAACTTCAGTCTAATAGACGACACAAGGCATTTTCACATCCGTCATATATACTGGTAAACTTTAAAAACTGTAAACATACAGTAGTATGCACTTACACATAATCCACGGAAAACATAACGTGCACACAAATGATTTTGATTTTATGCATGCGATATTGTACAAACAATAACTAAATAATTGGGAGCAGAATGTTTTCAACATCTTGAAACTGAAAACGCGTTTCTTTCTGTTAACAGAAATATTAGTTATTCCAAAGCAATCTTCATCATTTCAGTTTAGCTCTCCCTAGTGGTGATACAGGATGAAAATCGTCAATCTTATTCGGGATGtctatagccgcattcggacagagtgTCCTCCTCAAATTTCGTTGTGATAGCTGCCCTTCCCcggcggaactgtttcagtctgcattcgcacatgagtcgggaccaggtcgggactgatgggacgcaaccgtctgcgacagtgacgtgttactttagcgccacattcaacaacaaaacaaaacccgcgaaaagtaaggagagaagaaaaaaacaccacaaagaagctaatatggagagcggggaggccaccgtgttcatggtctgcatgatggtgatattaatcatggacgatcacatcacgGGCGTCTAACAATCTAGGCTGGaacagcacacagagagagtcaggatggagcgcaggcgatacttcttcgtttcatgaaggaaggagagcagagcgccgcagacaaaggagacaacgtgtaagtttaacttattaaacacgcgcaggttgtgtctgtgtcgtatgagtaaacatttcagccgtgacggcatgacatggggcgtagctaccgaccaccaaacacctacgtcagatgcgttctatagaaccatgaaaagacccgacctcggagaaggagctaaaatggttataggaactgagggcgatggtcccgagttcctatATGTGCGAaagcgggaaaaaacggccccgtggattaaaaggttataggaactgcagaaggttcctacagtgtgAATGCGGCTAATATGTATACATGAACCATCAAATAATTATAATGTTCTGCTTTGACTTAAAAATACCAAGAACAGTTTATTCCTGGATGCAAGCAGCATGGTAGATATGTTTTTAATTCAGTAGTGAGTGGGTTTCCTGTTTCACTCTGAAGATCTGGCAACACTAATCCAAGATTGTTATATCAGGTATGTTGACCTGAAACATTTCTAGGCTAAGTGGAGAGGAAAAATACACCAATCAGCCAAACTGTTAACACAAAGGATTTTGTTAAAATGCAATGTTCTGCTAGGCAAACCTGCATCCTTCACAAAGATATTATTTTTCCACTCACCATCATTTTTAAAAGGCATCACATTCTTGTTAAATCAGATGAATTTGAATCGGTCTGTAGTTAGAATACTTGGTTAAttagaaatataaataaaacagagtaTTGTCATTTTCACTTCTCGTCACTTTTCTCACACAAAGGAACATAAAGAACAACAACTTGGTTTATGGATATTTATTAATCTTAAAATCTACCAACAACAAATAAGCAGTTTTGAATAACCACATAATAAACAATCAgtcaacaaacagatttttaaatttttactcTGACTTGGAAGGTTGCTGCAAAATCCATTTTAAGCAGGCCAATGGTGCAAGAAAGGACGTGATAAATTTAGCTGATGTTTGGTTTCACGACTCTTTTGTTGTCcagaagaattaaaaaaaaatctataccaGTGAATCATTAAATTTATACATATTAGTTTGTGAAGTGCCTATTACCATAAAACAGCCAAACATGAAATGTTATTATGATTTCATAATATCATAATATTAGGCAAGATCCCCTTTCACTGCCTGTCTAActgggatatgagtgtaagtcgCTTGTTGTtaaagcatctgccaaatgcataagcATAAGATGCATAAACATATCATAATAATTGAATAATATAatcataattaaaaaaatgaaaatctcaAATAGTACTCTATTTTAACTTAAGTGCATGGAATAACACGATTAACATATATTATCAAATAAAATGACAAGAATAGATCACTGTTGATCTACAAATAAGTATATTTAAATAGCATGTTTgctcatatttcaaaattatcACCAAGATGTTAATATTATTGATAACTGATAAGTTAATAAAACCTCAACCTTCACCTGCAAAACACATTTCTCAGCTATGAATCCTGCAAATAAGTTATAGTCAGTTTTAAAACATTCAAGAAATCTGGATCTAAAGATGATTTATACAAATGATTATGATTTTATGTTCCTGACTGCCAGTAtaatatttagtatttagtacaCAAACATACTAACTGACATTTGAACTTTACtgtaaataaaaagaatttTGAATTGAACTACAAAGAAAAGCCATTAAATATATATGATACATATCCGGTGAGATCAGGTAGTGGAAGATCTCTGTTGCTGTCATTCTTCTTGTTGACTGGTCATTCTCAGGTGTTCACACTGTAAAGGAAATACAAACCCATTGTCAGCTGTTGTTATTTGAATTATACAGCGTAACAGTGGTCTCTAAATGtgttacttttcaacaaatATGTGTATTTGGGATATAAAAAGTAGTGATGTGAATATGTTTGATTGTAGTATTGTAGTTAATGTGCTGTTACCTCTTCTTGACCGGAAGTGAGACACTTCCTGTGTGGATCATTTTGATTGTCGTAGCCTTTGTTTGAGATCCATTCAATTATGGTGTTGAGTTTGGTGTTTGTCATGACATCCTTTCCTTGAAGCTGGTTAAACCAGTCCTGCACCATCTTTATGCTGTGTTCCTGAAAACTCTTCTCGAAAGTGGTAAGTCTGGTTTTACTCTTCTGGTTGCTTTGAAAGGTCTTGAAATTCTTCTTGCTATCCAGCTGGCATTTCACCATTGCACCAAGGATCGACAGTTTGAAGGTTCCCACAACATCATCATTACTTAGTGTCAGCTAAGTACAGTTAGAAGGGTTTTGATTTTGGACCAGGAAACTCACTATGCATTTCTTTAGGCACATAAATAGCTGGAAGTTCACGGAAATCATATTTCTGCACATCAGTTATCTGACTGGGATCCAGAGGAAATGACTTTTTTCCCACATCAAACATGGCTTCTGCTAGTTTGCTATTCTGGTTCAATAGTCTGGCTTTCAATATACTACTGATTGGTGGTTGGTGACCTACACCAATGATTTGTCCTAGTCTTGTACTTTCACTTGGATAGTTTTTCCTTTGTTTGAGTAATTGTACCATTCCAATCTCTGTCATAAGtacagttttcttttctttcatgagATTTCTTGGCACAGTTTCCTCTGCCATGTACCAGTCTCCTCCTGTGAGTGTTTCAGTCCACACTTTTCGTTTAATGAAAGGCTCCCATTGACCTGGATGTCCAAGAAGAGTTGCGGCCTCCAGAGATCGGAGGTGGTCTGCCTCCAAAGCAATTTTTTCTTCGCAAGCTTTTGGTTTCATGCCTCGTGCCAAAGCATGAAACAGGCAGCTCTTGCCCTTTCCTTCAATGATCATTGTCTCATTATTGATGCGCACATCATAATGGCCACTGGGATATTGGGAAGTCGTTGGTCTGTAGATCAGTGTCACAGTTTGGCTTGCAGGTTTAGTACTTGGGTTCACCTCCTGCATTTTGTTGAGTCTGCCACGTTTATCCTCTGTTAGGATGACAACCTTAGTACCAGTGGCCTCTGACAGGACTCTGACATCGAGAATGGTGCCCGCAGTCTCAGGGTTCTTGATCCTCTCAGCATGTGACCTTGACTGTTTACCTGCATCTCCTGCAAGTTTAGAATTCAGATTTACTATGATGTTTGCAATGTATTTGTTTTGTCCAGCTCTGAGTTTTTCATCTGTTCTGTCACTCTTTAATCCACTTCTTACATGTTTCCGAACGACACCATTCACTTCACTTTGAACACGAGAAACAATGTGACCAGAGAACTTCTGGTGGAAGACTTCTACTAAAGCATCAGCCAATAAATCACTGATGACTTTGGCTAAATCTTGTTTAAATGCCTTCAACATCTCAGTGTCTGAGGAAGATAGATCATTTACCATCACTTTCTCTGgatttactttttcttctttgaatTCATTCAGCTCTTCCTGAAGGTTTGAGAAGAATTTGCTGGAGAGGGTGAGTACTGCAGCGATGGCATCTCCTGCAAGTGTCATGTAGTGGATAGCTTGAATGGCTGATAGTAGTTTCTTCACATTTTCATTGCCTTT
The sequence above is drawn from the Odontesthes bonariensis isolate fOdoBon6 chromosome 14, fOdoBon6.hap1, whole genome shotgun sequence genome and encodes:
- the LOC142398854 gene encoding uncharacterized protein LOC142398854 is translated as MACLQFIKMASADSTNNESTSLETQLTTRCCMYKLFDENISEAIQKLDEIKEKGRDALAKKSPVFSLVSNADEELQVEAYNLYNQGLKYVFAVEEEPRFSWGGLLVFCLGLLQIVGGALLTVFTCGTLAQVGNGLIIEGISDCISGVEAMVTGEFSWKSWAIQKAISVGLSIITFGVGKLIAKGFKPCKVLIKSLGKKFKSLTKFFSRQTADGLSVVAKANMKNAVKHVAKKVVEEIITYGLGKAEEEILKQILNKIKSEVQKGITDNVKSNIEKKPLATLVDSIILSHLQDKDQLNDLLSDKSQRSDLLAIFRQLSLTAIQPFHADLNWQNKLNSSLITVIDAAKAGAKAGAKGKVWAILSSIQAIHYMTLAGDAIAAVLTLSSKFFSNLQEELNKFKKEKKISEKVMVNDLSPSDTEMLKAFKQDLAKVTSDLLADALVEVFHQKFSGHIVSRVQSEVNGVVRKHVRSGLKSDRTDEKLRAGQNNRYITNMPVNLNSKVEGDAGKQSRSHAERIKNRETVGTILDVRVLSEATGTKVVILTEDKRGRLNKMQEVNPSTKPASQTVTLIYRPTTSQYPSGHYDVRINNETMIIEGKGNSCLFHALARGMKPKACEEKIALEADHLRSLEADTLLRHPGHWEPFIKRKVWTETLRGGDWYMAEGAAPKLTKKQKEICMKEVGGVGKYKLMQKHQQKRKMGQFINADHQPPVSCIRGAITLNQNSKLATAMLEVATNSSPLNHRLIPGVKKSHGGELPAVFVPADCHHEFPSTKSPAFRKLLTETISKDNVVDSFKLTILGSMPRFQLNSTKGFPDFKKDNRSKFQRDVFENSFQKHSEKMVDNWFKEFRGKDVMTQQDCDTIKTWINNKDYNNQNDPLRNKVADLL